AGTTCCTAGCCTCGAAACCGTGCGCACATTGTCAATGTTACAGACCCCATTGGCTCCTAATGAACGACCTCACTGAGATCCTGGCCGCCGTCCGCGCCGGTGACGACGGGGCGGCGGAACGGCTGTTCGACCGGATCTATGCCGAACTGCGTCAGGTCGCGGCGCATAAGATGGCCCGTGAAGCTGCCGGCCACACGCTCCAGCCCACCGCACTGGTCCACGAGGCGTGGTTGCGCCTCGGAGCCGACATCCAGCCGCACTGGCAGAGCCGCGCCCACTTCTTTTCCGCGGCGGCCGAGGCCATGCGGCGAGTCCTCGTGGATCGCGCCCGGCGCAAGCAGGCGCAGCGGCGAGGTCAGGGGGCGGAGCATGTTGATCTCGAAGGGCTGCAGCTCGCCAGCCCGGCGGAGGACGACCAACTGCTGGCACTCAACGAGGCCCTCGAACGTTTCGCCCGATCGCACCCTCCCAAGGCCGAGTTGGTGAAGCTGCGTTACTTTGTCGGGCTGACCATTGAGCAGGCCGCGGACGTGCTCAACATCTCGGAGCCGACCGCGAAGCGGTGGTGGGCCTACGCCAAGGCCTGGCTGTTCAGCGAGCTTCGCCAGCCCGGCCCATGACGCCCGCCACACGGCAGCCGTTGCCAGGCTCGGCTTCCGCAGATTGAAGTCGCCGACCTCGGGAGGACTGCCCGATCGGCGATCGGACACCATCGCATCACGAGTTCATGCGGGAGACGTGTTTACAACCCGTTCACGGAGCCTTGGCGCTCGAAGCCTCCCGTGCCTCCTCGGCAGCAATCTCCTCCCAGGTGGGGGCGGTCCAGACAAACAGGCCGAAGCCTTGCTCCAACGCCGCCAGGCGGTTGCCATCCGGGGAGAATTCCATCCGGTCAAACCCAAGATCCCCACCGGCGAGGGTCAGCAGTTCCATTTGGGTGACCACATCCCAAACGCGTACGGCGTCCCTCCCGACGCTGCCGGTGGCCAGTCGGCGGCTGTCCGGCGAAAAGGCGAGGCCATGGGCACCCAGCAAATGCTGACGAAACTCGCCCCGGATCTCGCGACCCGGCCAGGACCAAAGTGTTGCCATCCCAATGGGAACGTAGCTGCTGGCAGCAAGCCATTGTCCGTCCGGACTGAAGGAGAACCGGTCAACCTTCCGGCTGGTGTCGAAACCCGCGACAAGTTCTCGCCGGACAATGTCCCAGACCTCAAACCGGTTGCTGCGAACCAACAGGACCGCGTCGGCATTGGGCACCGGTTCCATATGGTATCCGGCGCCAGTGGCAAGGAGGGTGGGCGGTTGGGCGGAATTCGTTCCCCAGGCAAGGACCTGATTTCCCACCAGCACCAGCCAGCCGGCGCCGCCAAACCGATACCGAACATCAAGAACACGCGTTGAGCCGGCATGAGCATCGGAAAGCCGTCGCCGTTCGACAAGATCCCATTCCTGAAGCTGGCCGTCGTCGAACCCGATCAGAATCTGCCGCTTGTCCGCCGCGAGTCGCGCACAACTCGCGTTCGTAAGTCCCAGTGGGATGTGCCGGGTGGGAGCTTGATTCGTTCCGTCCCAGAAGAGCACAAAGCCGTCGGCGCTTACGGTCACAAGGGTCCGGCTGTTTTCCAGGAACCCCGCCAGTTCACCAGCCCTCGATGCGGTCCGCGACGCTTGGCGGGGATTGGTATGACCCACCGGCCAGGATCGGATCGTGCCATCCTTGCTGGCGCTGATGAGCCGTTTCCCATCCGCACTGAACGCCAGGCTCCACACCTCGCCAAGGTGCCCCCGCAAGACCCCGACACAGGTGCCGTTCGCCCAATCCCAAAGGCGAACCGTCTGATCGGCGCTGGCCGATGCCAGCAGGCGGTTGTCGGGCGAAAAGGCCAGCTGATGAAGGTAGGCCCGATGCCCCTCGAGGCGACGGATCAATGCGCCGGATCCGACGTCCCAGAGCTTGATCTCCGTATCGAGTCCGAAGGCTCCCGTGGCCAAGACCTGACCATCCCGGGAGAGCGTGATCGTGCTGATCATTCCGGGCGTGGCCGAGATTATCGGGCGGGTTGCGACACCCTCCGTCGCCGTCATCGCCTTGCCCCAACCGGTGTCCGACTCCGACTGCTCGTCATTGAAGCCAATCGCCTGGGTTTGGCCGTCTCGGGACAATGACAATGCGTAGGACAAACTGTTGGTCTGAATCCACGAGCGTACCTGGCGGCCATTCTTCGATTCATAAAGCGTTGAACCGGTCCGGCCATCGAGTACCCCGAGATGCTGACCGTCGCCGCTGAAGACAACCGTCATGACACCCTCGCCCGCCGGAAGCTGAAATCGATTGGTCCTCTGCTCCCAATCCCACACGGTGACGGCACACCGGTTTTCGGCCAGGCGTTCATGGAAGGCCAGGAGAGGCTCAGTGGGTGAGAACGCCATGATGCGGAAGGTGGTGCCACGGTAGCCCGCCCCCTTCGTGCGCAACTCCACCCCACGCGTGGCGAGGTTCATCAGCTCCACGGAACCCTCCTGGTCCGTGTACGCGATCCGGTCGCCTCCCGGCGAGATGGCCACCGAAGTCAGCGCGTCGGGCTGCTGGACAAGGATCTCATGCGCGTCAGGCCGGGCCAGTCCCCACAGGTACCGCCACTCCCAGCCGCGAAGATCCCGCTCGCCCGGCTGAGGGCGCTGGCCGATCAACAGGTTGCGCGTTCGACCGAGGTCGTCCTGCGCCAATGCCTGTTGGGCCAGCACAATGGCCGCCGCGTAGGCCCGACGGCGGGAATCCAACTGATTCGCCTCGGCCGCAATCCGCTGCTGGTCGGCCCGGACCCGCTCCGCCTGCGCCAACCGGCGCTGGGACTCCTCCGCGGCCCGGGCGGCTTCGGCGTGCCGGAGGGCCGCGCGGGTGCGATGACCCGAGACGAGGGTGAAGACGAGGGCCACCGCCAACACCACCACCACGGCGGCTCCGGCGCTGTAGGCAAGCCGGTTCCTCCGCCACGCCTTTTGAAGACGGTAGGCGGTGCTCGGCGGACGGGCGGTGACGGGTTCATTATCCAGATGACGTCGGAGATCGGCCGCCAGCCCGTTTGCCGTCTCGTAGCGTCTCGAACGATCCTTCTCCAGGCACTTCATCACGATCCAGTCCAGGTCGCCCCGGACCAGATGGGTGAGCTGGGCGGACTCGACAGCCCTTCGCTGGGCCGTGGTCGTCAGTTCCTGCCCGGAAAGAGTGGCGAGGCGCGTGGACGGGCGCGCCGGTTCCACCTCCCGGATCGTCCGGCGCATGCCGTCAATCCCCTGGGACATCAGTTCCTTCGGATCAAACGGCGGGCGCCCGGTCAGGACCTCGTACAACAGCACTCCCAGACTGTAGATGTCGCTCCGGGTATCGATGTCGAGTCCGCTCATCTCCGCCTGCTCCGGGCTCATGTAGGCCGGCGTGCCGATGAACTGGTGCAGCTGGGTGT
This genomic stretch from Verrucomicrobiia bacterium harbors:
- a CDS encoding sigma-70 family RNA polymerase sigma factor → MNDLTEILAAVRAGDDGAAERLFDRIYAELRQVAAHKMAREAAGHTLQPTALVHEAWLRLGADIQPHWQSRAHFFSAAAEAMRRVLVDRARRKQAQRRGQGAEHVDLEGLQLASPAEDDQLLALNEALERFARSHPPKAELVKLRYFVGLTIEQAADVLNISEPTAKRWWAYAKAWLFSELRQPGP
- a CDS encoding serine/threonine protein kinase, whose translation is MKPPNDIPLGNNLTSEERLFAAALEQAEADRKAFLVAACLGDLALQERVEALLRAHDATANPLATVRQTSLSSALPEFLLPVEEAAGETLGRYKLLEKLGEGGCGVVYVAEQTEPVRRRVALKIIKRGMETKAVIARFEAERQALALMDHPNIAKVLDAGATGSGRPYFVMELVRGIRITDYCDQNHLNTRARLDLFIKVCQAIQHAHQKGIIHRDIKPSNILVTLHDGVPVPKVIDFGIAKATEGRLTDHTVYTQLHQFIGTPAYMSPEQAEMSGLDIDTRSDIYSLGVLLYEVLTGRPPFDPKELMSQGIDGMRRTIREVEPARPSTRLATLSGQELTTTAQRRAVESAQLTHLVRGDLDWIVMKCLEKDRSRRYETANGLAADLRRHLDNEPVTARPPSTAYRLQKAWRRNRLAYSAGAAVVVVLAVALVFTLVSGHRTRAALRHAEAARAAEESQRRLAQAERVRADQQRIAAEANQLDSRRRAYAAAIVLAQQALAQDDLGRTRNLLIGQRPQPGERDLRGWEWRYLWGLARPDAHEILVQQPDALTSVAISPGGDRIAYTDQEGSVELMNLATRGVELRTKGAGYRGTTFRIMAFSPTEPLLAFHERLAENRCAVTVWDWEQRTNRFQLPAGEGVMTVVFSGDGQHLGVLDGRTGSTLYESKNGRQVRSWIQTNSLSYALSLSRDGQTQAIGFNDEQSESDTGWGKAMTATEGVATRPIISATPGMISTITLSRDGQVLATGAFGLDTEIKLWDVGSGALIRRLEGHRAYLHQLAFSPDNRLLASASADQTVRLWDWANGTCVGVLRGHLGEVWSLAFSADGKRLISASKDGTIRSWPVGHTNPRQASRTASRAGELAGFLENSRTLVTVSADGFVLFWDGTNQAPTRHIPLGLTNASCARLAADKRQILIGFDDGQLQEWDLVERRRLSDAHAGSTRVLDVRYRFGGAGWLVLVGNQVLAWGTNSAQPPTLLATGAGYHMEPVPNADAVLLVRSNRFEVWDIVRRELVAGFDTSRKVDRFSFSPDGQWLAASSYVPIGMATLWSWPGREIRGEFRQHLLGAHGLAFSPDSRRLATGSVGRDAVRVWDVVTQMELLTLAGGDLGFDRMEFSPDGNRLAALEQGFGLFVWTAPTWEEIAAEEAREASSAKAP